The Oryza sativa Japonica Group chromosome 11, ASM3414082v1 DNA window ATGCCAGATCTGATCACATCTTGTTGCACGAAATCAATGTAAAGACAAGAGGAACAAAGGATCAAGATTTACTAGTGAGCTCGAATCGAAGGGGCCAGCCACTCgcgccctcggcggcggcggcggtggggagggcgcCGAGCCGCTGATTCCGGGAAGGATGGCGATCTGGTCCAGTCTCCACGGAGCTGTAGAACCGTGCGGCCCACTTAGACCCATCCAAATTTGGATCGCCacgattttttctttttggaatacGTCTATTTTATATCCCTCAACTCGTTGAATCACATCCCtataaaccacaaaaccaggtaTAACACCTCCCCTAACTTTAAAAATCAGAGCAAATGGATTCCCTCAGTGGTTTTGAAAACGGTTCTTCTGATGTGACAAGTTGACTTGGTCTAAATCTACTGATGTGGCAGCCTAGTCATCATCAAATAAGTTGAAAATAGAAATGAGTCCCACTCCCACAAGTAAGTTGAAAAAAAGGTAGGGCCCACTagtcaatccccttctccttctcATCCTCCCTTccttgtctctctctctctcgcgcgtgCAGGCAAGGGCAGGTGGCGCAGAGCGGTAGAACGACAGCAGACCACCCATGCATGGCCGCCGGCGGTTCCTCCCCCCTGCTTACGGTCACGGGTGACGACCTCCTCCCAATGCTTGTGCCGCGGCCAAAGACCCCTCCTCCGCCTACGGCTGCGACCGGCTACCCCTCTCCCCAAGTGCGCCgatgccggcgagctcctccccacGATCGCGCGCGCCCGGAGACCCCTCCCCCCACGTGTAGCCGTGGCCGGCGACCCCTTCCCCCTCGCGCAGCACTGCTGGTGAGATCCTCCCCTCCCCTAAGTGCGGCCACGGCCGGCGACACCTCCACCCGCGCATCATTGAGGCTGGCAACCTCCTCCCCGCGTTCACACCGCTACCGGCTACCAATTCCCTCGCGTGTGTTGCTatcggcgacctcctccccgcGCCGACACCaccgccgacctcctcccccCGGTTGGCAATGCCTTCCCCCGTGGCGTCCGGATGGCGACTCCTCCCACGTGCTactgagagaggaggaaagagagatagagcgagagaagaggaagaagatagGATGGAGCAGGTCGCTGATAGGTGTGGCCCACTGTAACATACTTAAATTTTTATGGAAAAATTTTTGCGAAAAGTTTTAGTTATGTTCTTCTCGATCTTTCCATTGGAGCAACCTTGCTTGCTTAGTTATGGAAATATGCCCCACTCTCCCTTGggttaagtattaactattaatagaaacATCGATTtaactcatatttttttaaaaaaacttatatagatggttttttgagaaaaaaaactcacaccgcgtagaagtttgaaaagcataTGTTGTGATAAGCCGGGTGACTGATAAGCTGGCCCAATAAGCCGGGTGAACTACACTTCACTACTGCATGTAGGTAAACCCCAGCACAAGAGGACATCTCCTTAGCTCTCCAATTCTGTCAATAGACACATCAACAGACATATACAACAACGGGtgtgttttcctttttagtCATATAGAATCCATATCAAGCTAACTAATGTTCTCATGACAACAATGCAACATGCAACACAACCAACAACAGAATAAAAATACATGCAAAAGAGTGTTTTGATGTAAAAAAAACGACAATGTCTATCGTGAAGTGAGAATGACTACAAGGGATTATGAATCTTCGACCTCTGAATGAGGTAGCGCATCGATCATCAGGTAGGTCCAGCTTCAGTCAACAAATTGTGAGCGACGAGACAATGCCATTGTGCATTCAGGTTGAATCAACATTCTGTAACCCTCATGGCCGTTACACCACCTTCTGATCTTCTTCAAGCGTTCTGCCACCTCCTTCATCGTCGGCCGTTTGCTCAATTTCAAATTgatgcaatggagtgccaacTTTCCGATCTCTTCAAGGACAGGGATATTTTCTTCAGTTGCAATCCTCTCATCAAACATAGCTTTTCCACTTTTGTTCATCTTGTATGCTCTGGCGAATTCAGAGACTAGTCCATATTTCTCCGGACAATCTCCAGCTGGTTGCTTCCTTGTAATGAGTTCCAAAAGAACAACGCCAAAGCTGTAAACATCGCTTTTGAGTAGCACGAGATTAGTGTGCCTATAGTACGGGTCCATGTAGTTTCCATCGCCTTTAACCATAGACATTCTAGTTGCATTATCCTCGGTAAACCTTGTTGACAATGTAAAGGCTGTGACCTTTGGCACAAAACCATCGTCCAGAAGTATGTTGGATGGCATGACATCACCATGCCGGAGGGCGATACGCGACGAATGGAGGTGTTCTAATACTCGTGAAGTCTTACTTGCAATCTTCAGGCGTAGCTCTAGTGGGAAATCTTCTTTACAATGCAGAATGTCTGAGAGGTTTCTGGCAGCATACTCATATACTAGAGTTGGAGGATTGGCCTCCAAACAAATCCCCAGAAGTTTGGTGATGTTCTTATGGACAACCGGAGACATGATGACCATTGCCACTCTGCTACGGAACTCCTCTTTTCCAGCCTCATATCTATCAAAATATTTCTTCACTGCAACCAAAGTATTGTCCTCAAGTGTTCCTTTGTAGATGTTATAAGATGAACCTGTAGCAAGATGACTCGAGTAGTTCTCTGTGACTTTCTTCAGTTCCCCTTCCCTGAAAATCCGGGCATTGCCGAGTTTGTTACTTGAGCTGGAGCTAATGATTTCTGGTGGTGATCTCCTGTATAATCGCCTGATTATGTTCTCCTCCTTTCCATGCTGAGCTGCCCAAAGCATCAGAAGACGTTTCTCCACATCATTAGCATTAGGACGTTTATTAGCGTCTATTGCAACGCATTCGACTGCCAACTTACCTATCCCTTCAAGAATCTTCATATTGCATTCATTTGCTATTTCTGTATCCAACAGTCCCCTGAATCCTTTTCCATTTGCATAAGCTTGATTGAAAGCGGCAATTAAGTTAATGCCCCCTTTTTCTTTTACTCTTTTTTGAGATATAAGTTCCAACAGAACAACTCCGAAACTATAGATATCACTCTTTCGAGTAACACGCCCTGCCGAAAGATATATAGGATCCATGTAATCTATACTCCCTTTAACATTTTCAGTATATCGAGTGATGCCTCCAGAAAGAGACTTCGAGAGCCCAAAATCTGCAACTTTTGCTATAAGAGTGCCATCTAGAAGAATATTTGTAGGTTTGATATCACCATGACATATAAGGTTGCCACTTGATAAATGCATTGAATGCATGTAACTCAATGCTTCTACACACCCTATAGCAATGCCAAAGCGTGTACCCAAAGGGATGGAGATGCCACTGTTGTGAAGGGCATATTCAAGGTTCCCATTCGAGATAAACTCAGTTACCATCATTAGAGATTTTTTTCCTATACAATAGCCTATAACCTTCACTATGTTCTTATGGGTAACTTGAGCATGGATTCTTACCTCTTCCATAAACTCATCTCTTAAATCTCCACGTATATATCTCTTTACTGCAACCATGTCATCTTCATCGTCAAGGACCCCTCTAAAGATTTCTCCAAATCCACCTTTTCCAATGAGAGTACTATAGTTGTTTGTAATTCTTTCAATATCACCTTCTGTGAAAATCCTAATATTAGGATTGTCATGGACCGTACGCATTGTCATCCCTTGCCTTTGGATGAGATTATTCTCCCCTAACAATATATATTGAGATTCGAAGAAATTGTTGACACCTGCTTGAACATAAATAATGATATCAATTTATTAATGCCCTTTGTGAGGGAGTAACACAGTTTAATCCTCCAATCTTTGAATAAAGAGGATGAGTTCTCTTTAGTCGGCAGTGGATATAGGAGGAAAAGTATATCTTTGTGTTAATTAGTATATATATGCGGTAAATTAATACAAATATTTCTACCTCTAACTAGGGCCGGCCAGAGGGAAGGTGAGcaccaaaaaaacaaacaaagacGGGGGATTTTCCATTGAAGCCATTCAAATGCAATCAAattgaaaacaagaaacatcCCGTAGAGATCCTCCCATCTAGGGATGGATAACAAGCCAACTCGGCTTGTTTGAGCTAGCGTGCAGCTTGGTTTGTTAACATTAACGAGCTAGAAGGCTAGCTTGGCTCGACCCACTAGCTAGCTCATTAACGAGCTATATCTCATTTATATCATATTAACAATTTCAAAATTTATCACTTTATCATACATTAACATAATAATAAGCACTAACTAATAAAGAACTCTCTAAATACGAATACGAATAGTTATAATGTAACTAACAGATTAAGCGCCAGTGAAAAAGCACTAAATATACAAAGAAATGGTCGGTAGTACAAAAATTGTTTTTGCAGACGGGCTAgccacacgcacgcacgcacaaaATGGTCTGCAAATGGTCTACGAATACAAATA harbors:
- the LOC112936966 gene encoding probable serine/threonine-protein kinase PBL10; its protein translation is MTMRTVHDNPNIRIFTEGDIERITNNYSTLIGKGGFGEIFRGVLDDEDDMVAVKRYIRGDLRDEFMEEVRIHAQVTHKNIVKVIGYCIGKKSLMMVTEFISNGNLEYALHNSGISIPLGTRFGIAIGCVEALSYMHSMHLSSGNLICHGDIKPTNILLDGTLIAKVADFGLSKSLSGGITRYTENVKGSIDYMDPIYLSAGRVTRKSDIYSFGVVLLELISQKRVKEKGGINLIAAFNQAYANGKGFRGLLDTEIANECNMKILEGIGKLAVECVAIDANKRPNANDVEKRLLMLWAAQHGKEENIIRRLYRRSPPEIISSSSSNKLGNARIFREGELKKVTENYSSHLATGSSYNIYKGTLEDNTLVAVKKYFDRYEAGKEEFRSRVAMVIMSPVVHKNITKLLGICLEANPPTLVYEYAARNLSDILHCKEDFPLELRLKIASKTSRVLEHLHSSRIALRHGDVMPSNILLDDGFVPKVTAFTLSTRFTEDNATRMSMVKGDGNYMDPYYRHTNLVLLKSDVYSFGVVLLELITRKQPAGDCPEKYGLVSEFARAYKMNKSGKAMFDERIATEENIPVLEEIGKLALHCINLKLSKRPTMKEVAERLKKIRRWCNGHEGYRMLIQPECTMALSRRSQFVD